In Mytilus edulis chromosome 7, xbMytEdul2.2, whole genome shotgun sequence, a single genomic region encodes these proteins:
- the LOC139483440 gene encoding L-amino-acid oxidase-like — MLAFNFMKWERKNKKYSTQFFPGWNDNLPKEKKDKVDGILDLYKLTFEPVKADLQNLCKENGPHTGWQKWVEKWSKLSVNYFLRTKSEDDENIYRPWPEIAIRGYQIGTYSPAFDTSLVEHLRDELGQWWTKLLETPIDGMETIAKHFIKPHQFESKAIDLSKKIIFGVQITKVRKTKKDGVEVKGKNIITGEDKYFFADAVILTVPLTILRQMDIDLPGHYRRALGYIHYQPSTKVALQCRTRFWEKEVGTGGFTKTNLPIGQLHYPSPEDPPPPNKRGILVSYTWEQDALIFGSQTKSQAIDSAVREVTKIHPEMKEEFEVGMVQAWFDDPAAQGAYACMLPFQYVDGMKTLMTQKHPIYLAGEALSYTNGWVQGAIESALNAAYNLYSYDRS; from the exons ATGCTAGCATTCAACTTTATGA AATGGGAAAGGAAAAACAAGAAGTATTCTACCCAATTCTTTCCAGGATGGAATGATAACCTACCAAAGGAAAAAAAGGATAAAGTAGATGGAATAT TGGATTTGTACAAACTAACTTTTGAGCCTGTGAAAGCTGATCTTCAGAATTTGTGTAAAGAAAATGGTCCTCACACTGGTTGGCAAAAATGGGTTGAGAAATGGAGCAAGCTTTCTGTTAATTATTTCTTGAGAACTAAAAGTGAAGACGACGAGAACATATACAGGCCTTGGCCAGAAATTGCTATTAGGGGATATCAG ATTGGCACATACTCTCCAGCTTTTGACACAAGCTTAGTTGAACATTTACGAGACGAGTTGGGTCAATGGTGGACAAAATTGCTTGAGACTCCAATCGATGGTATGGAGACCATAGCCAAACATTTCATAAAGCCACACCAGTTTGAATCTAAGGCAATTGATTTATCCAAAAAAATTATCTTTGGTGTACAAATTACAAaagtgcgaaaaaccaagaaagatGGAGTTGAGGTCAAAGGAAAAAATATCATAACAGGCGAGGACAAATACTTTTTTGCGGATGCCGTTATTTTAACAGTCCCTTTGACCATTCTTCGTCAAATGGATATTGATCTTCCCGGACATTATCGAAGAGCATTAGGTTATATCCACTATCAACCTTCTACGAAGGTGGCTCTGCAATGCAGGACACGGTTTTGGGAAAAAGAAGTAGGGACTGGTGGATTCACAAAAACAAATTTACCAATTGGTCAATTACACTATCCAAGCCCGGAAGACCCTCCTCCTCCAAACAAACGAGGAATACTAGTGTCTTATACATGGGAACAGGATGCACTTATCTTTGGTTCGCAAACTAAAAGTCAAGCAATTGACAGCGCTGTGAGAGAAGTAACCAAAATTCATCCAGAAATGAAAGAAGAGTTTGAAGTTGGTATGGTCCAAGCTTGGTTCGACGACCCTGCTGCACAGGGTGCCTATGCCTGTATGTTACCTTTTCAATACGTTGATGGAATGAAAACGTTGATGACTCAAAAGCATCCTATTTACCTAGCTGGTGAGGCCCTATCGTACACAAATGGATGGGTTCAAGGCGCGATAGAATCTGCTCTGAATGCAGCATACAATTTGTACAGCTATGACCGTTCttag